A region from the Panicum hallii strain FIL2 chromosome 1, PHallii_v3.1, whole genome shotgun sequence genome encodes:
- the LOC112881202 gene encoding transmembrane emp24 domain-containing protein p24delta3-like → MAAALALAVVLAVASLHAEAVWLDVPQSGTKCVSEEIQSNVVVLADYSIMYESHPYSHPTIAVKVTSPFGNTLHHNENATVGQFAFTTAEAGNYLACFWIDSAEKGSGVSVNLDWKIGFATKDWDAIAKKEKIEGVELELRKLEVAVQAIHQNLIYLKAREAEMRTVSEKTNARVAWFSILSLGVCIAVSILQLWHLQGFFRKKKLI, encoded by the exons ATGGCGGCCGCGCTGGCCCTCGCGGTTGTGCTTGCCGTCGCGTCGCTCCACGCTGAGGCGGTGTGGCTGGACGTGCCGCAGTCGGGGACCAAGTGCGTGTCGGAGGAGATCCAGTCCAACGTCGTAGTGCTCGCCGACTACTCCATCATGTACGAGTCCCACCCCTACTCCCACCCCACCATCGCCGTCAAG GTTACTTCACCATTCGGGAACACCTTACATCACAATGAGAATGCTACAGTTGGTCAATTTGCATTCACAACTGCTGAAGCTGGAAACTACCTTGCATGCTTCTGGATAGATAGTGCAGAGAAAGGATCAGGAGTATCTGTGAATCTTGACTGGAAGATTGGGTTTGCAACAAAGGACTGGGATGCTATTGCTAAGAAAGAAAAAATTGAG GGTGTAGAGCTAGAGCTTCGGAAACTTGAAGTCGCAGTACAAGCTATTCATCAGAATTTGATCTACCTTAAAGCAAG GGAAGCAGAGATGCGAACTGTGAGTGAGAAAACAAACGCAAGGGTAGCCTGGTTCAGTATTCTGTCACTAGGTGTCTGCATTGCGGTATCAATCTTGCAATTGTGGCATCTTCAAGGGTTCTTCAGAAAGAAGAAGCTCATTTAG